Genomic window (bacterium):
TGCCTGTAACATCATTGATTGTTCCTCCTGTGCACTGAATATCAAACTGGCCATTTTTAAAACTATATCCAGCCACGCTATTTTCGCCGGCAAAAAATCTAACCACAAAAGAAGCTAATATATAAGAAGAATAAACAATAGCTATGCCAATTAAAGTGGCGGTTATCATTTTTCTGCCTTTTTTAACTTGGTCGGGCTTGTCGCCTGCGGTTAAAATTGTAAAACCGCTCCAAATAATCATACCGGTGGCCAATATCGGCACCAGCGTCCACACCACAAGATTAAAAACATTTTGCACCAAATCAAAAAGACTGCAGAGGGAACAGTCTATGCCGGTACAGGGCACAAGCCCTTGAGCATAAGCAGACAGTGAGATTGTAACAATTACCGCTAAAAAAATAGCAACTTTAATAATTTTCATCTAAGTAATATAAAATATATTTTTAAATTTCCAATTTCTAATATCTAATTACTAATCAAATCCCAATGACTAATGAACAAATAACTAAAAAACTTTCTGACATTAGGCGTTTAAGCATTAGACATTGATTAGAAATTGGTAATTGCTCGCCCTGCGAAGCTTTACTGTGTCCTTCCGAAGCCTCGTGCGAAGGAGGAGCGGAGTAGGGGAAATTAGGAATTATCTAAGTAAATTTGTTACTTCCGCTACTCCCTCCTTTAAGGCTTCTTTAGCCGAGGACTGGCTTAGGGCCACAGAATTTATCATCCGTTCAAATATTTTCTTAACCTCGGCGTCATCCGGTTGCGCCCAACTGGCGGCCGTTAAAATTTGTTTGGCAAAAACATTTAAAGCCGCGTCCGAGGCGGTATAAGAAATTAAATCGCGCCTAGCCGGCGGCAAATGCGAAACAGCAATATAACTGCCCTCGGCGTTTTTGGTTGAAACAAAAAATAAAAACTTCCAAGCGGCATCTTTTTTAGCACTGGCGCCCGTGACCGCGCCGGCTTGATAAGAAGCAAAATTAATATCTAAATAAGAACTATCTTTTTGCGAATCTTTAATCTGGGGCGCAGGCGCTACGCCTAAATTATTAACTGCGAAAGCAACTTGTTTTAAATCCTTGGCATAGCCTAAATACATTGCGGTTTTTCCCGTCTTAAAAGCTTCTAAAGCTTGGGGCATTCTAGCGTTCCAAGTATAAACGGGTTTAGAACTTACGGCAAAACTGGTATAAAAATTTAAAGCCGATTCGCCTGGGTTAAAAGCCTTGCCTTGCGAGGAGATAGAAGCGTCAAAAGTTGCGCGCTGGCCGTCTTTACTTAGCATAGGCGCGCCGGTTTGGAGCATTAAAAGAGAAAGAATATCGCTGGCATAATTAACATTAGCCACCGTGCCTAAAGCCGCGCCCGATCTAACAAAATCGCCCGAACTATCTTTTTGGGTTAGCTGTTTTACAGCCTCGTTAAATTCGTCCCAAGTTTTGGGCGGATTTATTAGGCCAGCATTATTAAAAAGCGCTTTATTGTAATAAAGGCCGATAGTATCTATATAAAAAGGTACAGCATAAACTCTGT
Coding sequences:
- a CDS encoding extracellular solute-binding protein translates to MRYKIIIFSIIGILVLLAVSAFLFGKKPGAGDKVSLEFWGTDPASYWTPIISAYQTANPNVTIKYVQKNVSSYEKDFVNSLASGTGPDIVAINNTWLNKHLNKLSPMPGSLMTAQIFKDTFADVAFSDLVRANRVYAVPFYIDTIGLYYNKALFNNAGLINPPKTWDEFNEAVKQLTQKDSSGDFVRSGAALGTVANVNYASDILSLLMLQTGAPMLSKDGQRATFDASISSQGKAFNPGESALNFYTSFAVSSKPVYTWNARMPQALEAFKTGKTAMYLGYAKDLKQVAFAVNNLGVAPAPQIKDSQKDSSYLDINFASYQAGAVTGASAKKDAAWKFLFFVSTKNAEGSYIAVSHLPPARRDLISYTASDAALNVFAKQILTAASWAQPDDAEVKKIFERMINSVALSQSSAKEALKEGVAEVTNLLR